A stretch of Prunus dulcis chromosome 6, ALMONDv2, whole genome shotgun sequence DNA encodes these proteins:
- the LOC117630300 gene encoding zinc finger MYM-type protein 1-like, producing MADYSPNIQDEIRRAYLQKGPCQPRSYKFPQTNQSGINRRFIAHWFDDHDWLEYSIAKDAAFCLHCYLFKSNFDQVGGDAFTGVGFNNWKKAKERFNLHVGPVGSVHNQAREVAYNLMHQTTHIETIVIKQTSQACTAYRTCLNASLKCTRYLLRQGLSFRGHDESAQSSNKGNYLELLQFLADHDEKVKAVVLENAPGNLKLIAPSIQKDLVNSCAKETIDLILSDVKDRYFSIMVDEARDVSIKEQMAMVLRYVNDKGQIIERFVGVQHVTDTTSSALKEAIDEFFSSVNLSFSKLRGQGYDGASNMRALVAVAKKNIDVNSFFTTANSLVNVVGASCKRRDALRAQYQEELVRAFEDDCLITGRGLNQERTLKRAGDTRWNSHYGTLISIISMFPSVVNVLQMIVDDNPNDRSGEAYKLWREIQSFEFVFHLFVMKAILGITNTLSLALQKKDQDIVSAMNLVKTCKENLQLMRDNEFEELVEQASSFCYKHDIIVPTMDEEYVIRGRSRRNAPMKTNYHRYRVEIFIHVIDGQLAELNDRFNEVSTELLTCLACLSRKNNFVAFDKRKLVRLAQFYPYDFSDRDLLMLEDQLGVYVHHMRSRSDFSQLEGISSLAEKMVEKGMHEIFPFVYLLLTLAFVLPVATASVERAFSAMNIIKNPLRNRMGDQWLNDSLIVYIERDVFAFS from the exons ATGGCGGATTATAGTCCTAATATTCAGGATGAGATCCGAAGAGCATATCTACAAAAGGGACCTTGTCAACCTAGAAGTTATAAATTCCCACAAACTAATCAATCAGGAATTAATAGACGCTTCATTGCTCATTGGTTTGATGATCATGATTGGTTGGAATATAGTATTGCTAAAGATGCTGCGTTTTGTCTTCATTGTTATCTCTTCAAATCTAATTTTGATCAAGTGGGTGGTGATGCATTCACTGGGGTAGGCTTCAATAATTGGAAGAAGGCGAAAGAAAGATTTAACCTTCATGTTGGACCGGTTGGTAGTGTTCACAACCAAGCTAGAGAAGTTGCTTACAATTTGATGCATCAAACTACACACATTGAAACAATTGTGATCAAACAAACAAGCCAAGCTTGCACGGCTTATCGCACTTGCTTGAATGCATCACTTAAGTGCACTAGGTATTTGTTGCGGCAAGGGCTTTCTTTTCGTGGTCATGATGAAAGTGCACAATCAAGTAATAAAGGGAATTATTTAGAGCTCTTGCAATTTCTTGCAGATCATGATGAAAAAGTTAAGGCCGTTGTGTTGGAAAATGCTCCGGgaaatttaaagttaatagctccttcaattcaaaaagatcTTGTCAATTCTTGTGCTAAAGAAACCATTGATCTTATCTTGAGTGATGTAAAAGatagatatttttcaataatggtGGATGAAGCACGTGATGTTTCAATAAAAGAGCAAATGGCGATGGTGTTGCGTTATGTGAATGACAAAGgacaaataattgaaaggtttgtgggggTTCAACATGTAACCGACACTACTTCAAGTGCACTAAaggaagcaattgatgaattcttttcttccgTGAATTTGAGCTTTTCCAAGCTACGAGGACAAGGTTATGATGGAGCTAGTAATATGAGAG CTCTTGTTGCGgtagcaaagaaaaatattgatgTCAACTCTTTTTTCACAACGGCTAATAGTTTGGTTAATGTTGTTGGAGCATCTTGTAAGCGTCGCGATGCACTTAGAGCACAATACCAAGAAGAGCttgtgagagcttttgaaGATGATTGTCTTATAACGGGGCGGGGCTTAAATCAAGAAAGGACTCTCAAACGTGCCGGCGATACACGATGGAACTCACATTATGGTACGTTGATTAGTATCATTTCTATGTTCCCATCTGTGGTGAATGTGCTTCAAATGATTGTTGATGATAATCCTAATGATAGGTCGGGTGAAGCCTATAAGTTATGGAGAGAAATAcaatcttttgagtttgtgtttcacTTATTTGTAATGAAAGCTATATTGGGAATAACAAACACTTTGTCTCTAgcattgcaaaagaaagatcaagacaTTGTGAGTGCAATGAATTTAGTGAAAACATGCAAGGAAAACCTGCAGTTGATGAGGGATAATGAGTTTGAAGAATTGGTTGAGCAAGCATCCTCGTTTTGTTACAAACATGATATTATAGTTCCTACCATGGATGAGGAATATGTAATTCGAGGGAGATCACGGCGTAATGCTCCAATGAAGACAAATTATCATCGTTATCGTGTGGAGATCTTTATTCATGTAATTGATGGGCAACTTGCGGAATTAAATGATCGCTTCAACGAGGTAAGTACTGAGTTACTTACTTGTTTGGCATGCTTGAGTCGAAAAAATAACTTTGTGGCTTTTGACAAACGAAAGCTAGTTCGTCTTGCTCAATTTTATCCTTATGATTTTTCGGATAGAGACTTATTGATgcttgaagatcaacttggtGTTTATGTTCATCATATGCGTTCGAGGagtgatttttctcaattggaaGGGATTAGTAGTCTTGCGgaaaaaatggtggagaaaggaatgcatgaaatatttccttttgtgtaTTTGCTTCTTACATTGGCTTTTGTTTTACCGGTTGCAACTGCATCAGTGGAGAGGGCATTTTCCGCtatgaatattattaaaaatccaCTTCGCAACAGAATGGGAGATCAATGGTTGAATGATAGCTTGATTGTTTACATTGAGAGAGatgtttttgctt TTTCATAA